CGCGTTTGCGCAGGTTGGCCTGGGCGAGGTCGCCGTGGATGCCGTTGCCGGTTGCGGGGGCCTGGTCATAATAGGTATGGGTAACCTGGCTGTTGCTGCCGCCGGCGAGGAAGCTGCTGATGGCGGCATCGTCCAGGTAATCGGGGGCGCTGAGGGTGGCGGTGGTATTTTTCTGACCGGCTTCGGTGATGCGGCCGAGGGCGTCATACGTGCTGTAGCTGTAATCGCCGGCGGCTTGTTGCTTGTCGTTCTGCGAGAAGGTCAGGCGGCTGAGCAGGTCGTACCAGAAGCGGTTGGTGCCGCCGTCGGGGCTGTGCTGGCTGGTGACCTGGTTGGTGCTGTTATAGGCGTAGGTGGTGGCCAGGCCGTGGCTGGGATAGACATAGGTGACCTGGGTTTCTACGGTGCTGTTGTCGGCGATGGTGGTCGGGCCGCCGGCTGCGGGGGTATTGAAGCGGAACCAGCCGGCGAGGCTGGCGGCGTCGGAAGGCATGAAGCAGCTGCTGGCGGCGTTGGCGCTGATGGCGGCCTGGCTGAGCGGCTGGCTGTACAGGCGCAGGTGTTTCAGGCTGGCGGTATTGTCGGGCAGGCTGAAGGTGCCGCCGGCGGCGGTCAGTTCAAAGCCGGGGCCGATGGGGTCGTTGCCGCTGGTGTAGCTGAGCAGATGGCCGTTGAGGTAGAGCTGGGCGCTGTTCTGGCTGCCGAGTGCGCTGCCCTGGATGACCAGGTGGGTAAAGGGTTGCAGGGGCTGCAGGGCGCTGATGTCGGCGCGGTAATGCTGGGAATTCGGCGCCAGGGTGAGGGTATGGTCGTCGGGGGCGTCCAGCGGCTGGATGTCGATGCCCAGGCGGTTGCCCAGCAGCATGACCTGGAACAGGTATTTTTTATCGGGGGTAACGCCGGCGAACTGGTTGGGCTGGCTGCCGTCGTTGTACAGCCAGAGTTCGATGGCGCCGGTGCTGGCGGACAGGGTGGCTGACAGGGCGTTAAGCGCGGTGGGTTTGTCGGAGTCCGATGCGGGCCCGGTATAGGTGCAGCCGGAGGTCGCGTTGGCGCGTGCGGCGGCGACTTTGACGAGGTCGTCGCCGGCGAGCAGGCGCACGCCTTCGGGGGGTATGGTGCGGACGAGGTTGTCGGCCTGGTCGTAATAGTACAGGGTATAATGGTAGACCTGCTGCCGGGCGGTCAGGCTGAGGTTGGCTTTGGCGGCGGTGCAGGCGCTGACGTAGCTGGCGCGGAAGAGGGCCTTTTGCTGCTCGATATAGGTGTCGTAGGCGGCTTGTCCGTTGGACACGGCGACGGTCAGCTGGTCGCCGGGGCAGGCCATGGGGTCGGGACTGGTTCCGGCCGGGGGCTGGTTGCAGAGGGTGGCGATGCCGGGGTCGTTCTCAAAGGTGGTGTATTGTTCATGGTTCAGCACGAAGCCCCAGCGCTGGTTCATGAAGGTGGTGAAGATGAGCTCGTAATTGGGGTCGTCACCGGCGAGGTTGCCGCCGAACTGGGTCTGCAGGTCGGCTTTGGCATCGTTATATTCCTGGCGGGTGACGCAGCCTTTGGCGTCCGGGTCGAGGAAGACGGGCAGGGTAATATCGCGGCTCAGCAGGAACTGGCATTGCTGGCAGGAGCTGGTCAGGACGTCAAGGTCGCCGGTGGTCAGGGTCATGGCGGTGCCGTAGGTCTGGCTGAGGTAGCCGAAGAGGTCGAGGCTGCTGCCATGCGCGGTGTTATAGCTGTCCTTTTGCGCCTGGAGCTGGGCGATCAGGGTGCATAGCGCGGGGTTGCTGTTGGACAGCAGCTGGTTGTTGACCTGCATCTTCGGGGCATAGGGGTAAGGTGTGCCGATGAGCCAGGGGTTGAGGTCGCTGGTAAAATGGTCGAGGCCGAGGTCGCCTTTGATCGCGTCGGCGAAGGAGCTGAAGCCGCTGGCGGTGGTTTTCCCGGGGGCGGTGGTGCTGGCGCCGAGGGGGTGGTTGATATCGCCGCCGGCGAGGGCGACCTGGATCAGGTCTTGTTTGAGTTTGTCGATGGTCTCCTGGCTGTAGCCGGCGAGGCCGGGGGAAAGGGCCTGCATCCAGCCGGTGGCGCCGCCCTGTGCGGCGGTCTGCAGTTGCTGGTTGAGGGCGTCCTGTCCTTGCTGGGGGTCGCTGCCGAGGCCGACGGGGACCGGGCCGCTGCCATCGAGGAAGCGGGGTTGTTTGTTCAGGAGGCCGGCGGAGCAGGTGCCGGGAAGGTTGTCGTACAGGTTGTCGAAGACCCAGGCGTCCTGGTAGGGGATCGCGCCGCCGCCGGGCAGGGTGATCTTCAGGCAGCTGTAGAAGGCGGCGGTGGCGGTAACGGGCTGACCGGCGGCGTCGGTGCCGCTGAAGACGGGCTGGCTGCCGGAGCTGCCGTTGATGACGGTGATGCGGTGCCGTGCGGGGTAGCTGCCGCTGAGGTAGCTGTTCGGGCCGTCGGCGGCGGTCACGGGTATAAGTGCGGGGCTGGTGCAGTCGTTTTGCGAGCTGTTGAAATACCAGGTTTCGCGGGTATGGCCCTCGGTATGGGTCAGGGCCAGTGTGGCGGCGCTGAGGCTGGCGAGGGTATATTTCACGGTGACGGCGGACAGGCTGAACTGGCAGTTTTCGTCCATGGACCAGCTGCCGGTATATTGGTGCAGGTCGCTGTTGACATGAAAGGTATTGCCGGGAGCGATGGTCAGGGTGCCGGCAAAAAAGTCGGTATTGCTGACCGGCAGGTCCTGGGTGGCGGTCACGTTGCCGAGGTCGTCGAGGGTCTGCCGGGTGATATGGTCGTTCTGCCAGGCGTTATAGACCAGGGGGTCGGCCTGGCAGGAGGCGCAGGTGACGGACAGGACGGTGATGACGGCGTTGGGCAGGGCCAGCGGGGCGCAGAAGGCCATGCCGGTGGCTCCTTTGGGCAGGCTGACGGTGATGGGCGCAGTAGCGCCGGGGTAGGTCAGCTGCACGGTGGCGTCGGCGCGCAGGATGCCGCCGCTGTAAACCAGCAGGGCGTTGCGGTGCTGGGCATCGCAGGCGGTTTGGGGCGGGGTGTCCAGCGGCGAGAAGGGCTGCACGGAGAAGTCGGCGTTGGCGGGGCAGGGCCCGGGCTGCGGCAGGGCGGCGGGCTGGCCGACGCGGCACTGGCCCGCGCAGGTGGTGGCTGCGCGGAGCAGGTCGTAATATTTTTGTTTGAGCTGGAAGTAAAAGGTCTTGTAATCTGCCCATTCGCGGTCGGGAACGCGGCAGTTCTCGTCGGGGACGCAGTTTTCCCAGCTATCCTTGTTGGGGTCGTTCAGGGTGTTGGTGGACGCCCCGGGGTCGGAACAGTACAGGAGATAGTCGACGGTCTGTTCGATATTCTTGACGGAGCTGACGGTATTGTGCAGCACGTTGAGGGAATACTGGAGCAGGTCGTTGCGGAAGGCGGACTTCAGGCTGGCGCCGGGGCCGGAACCGTTGAAAAAGGGGTCAAGGTCGGCGAGCCAGGCGGCGTTGGCGCGGTCGTAGGAATGGGGGGCCGCAGGGATGGTGATGTCTTCCAGATGGCTGGCGTCAGTGACCTGTTCCTGCACCCGCTGGTCCCAGTACACGTAGTCGGAGTTGGCATAGCAGAACAGGAGCTTGCAGTATTCCGGGTGGAAGGGGAGGAACTTGCTTGCCCAGCTGTCTTTCCAGTAGGTCACCATGAACAGCGGGCTGAAATTGGCGTCATAGGGCGAGGTGGTGCTGCCGTCGGGCAGCGTGATGAGCTCGGCGGTATACTGCGGGTCGGTGGCGGGTTTCACGGGGAAAACACCGGCATCGTGCCAGTGGGCCGTGAGCACGTTCAGCGCGGGTTCCAGGGTGTTGCCGTTGCTGTCGAAGAGGGCGTACTGCCCGCCGGGCGATACATCGTGCTTCATGGCGGTCTCGGCCTGTTTGCAGGGGCTGTCATCGGCATCGCTCTGGCAGGTGGCCTGGGTGCTTTGGACATAGGTGTACAGGCTGCTGTACTCCTGGTCGAGCCAGGTGGTGAACGGCGCGCTGTCGAGGTCATCCTGGGCGACGCCGAGGGCGGTCAGTTTGGCGCGGACCCAGTTCCCGAATTGTTCCGCGCTGCCGAGCGTGGCGACATTGGTCTTGCAGTCGCTGAGGCAGGACTGGAAGTCGATGCGCTGCAGCTCGGCGAGGATAAAGTCAAAGGGTTTCTGCAGGATATGGCCGGCCTGGCCCTGGGTGACGAAATTGTCGGCGAAATCTTCCATGGTGGACCGGCTGAGGGACAGCTCGAAGGTGACGTAGTATTCGCCGATGGCGCTCAGCGTGAAGTCTTCGGTGTGCGTATAGGTGCCGCTCTGGCAGTTCTGCAGGTCCGTTGAGCCGACGTGGGTGGGTTTGGTGCTCTCGTAGATGAGGTCCCCGCAGTCGTTGGCGACGGTGATATGCAGGTTGTAATAGCAATTGCTGCACAGGTCCGCGGTGCCGCCGGAATAATGGTCGGCGAGCAGTTCGACGTTGTAGTCCAGGTGGGCCGGACCGGTCATCGACGCGAGGTAGGTGGTGGTGGCGGCTATTTTCAGGTCGCTGCTATGGAACTCGAACTTCGATGGGTCCAGCAGCGGGATGGTCTGGCTGATGACGGGCGGGGTGACGCCGGTCTGTTCGGTTTTGACGGGGTCCATGCCGTCGGGGGACGCGCCGGTGAGGGCGGTGGCGATGGTTTTGCCGCTGGAATTGAGGTAGCTGATGCTGATCTGCCCGTTGGGGTCCATCACCATGTTCTTGAGGTAATGTTCGGCGAGGCCGGCATCATTACCGAAAAGCTGGTCGAGTTCCCATTGTTCCGGTTTGGCATAATAATATTTCGTGGTATGCGAGGCGGCGCCGCCGGGCTGGAAGGCGGGGCCGACACCGCCCTGCAGTTTGATCCGGCCGGTATTGTCGGGGGTGTATTGGGTGACGGCAAGGGGGTAGCCTCCGGCATCGGGGATATAACGGTTATACAGCGGGTCGGTGGACAGCAGGAAGGGGTTTTGGGCGGAATAGTACTGCGAGGCGCCGGCGGCGGTGTTCAGTGCGGCGGGGGCTACTTCGCAGATGCCGGGGGCGCTGCCGGCAATGCCCAGGTTGGCGGCGCTGTAGGGGGTGGAAGTGCCTGTGGCGAGGTTGAGCCCGGGCTGATAGCGCAGGTAGGCGGTGCCGGTGCCGGGTTCGCGGAACGGTGCCGGCAGGATGGAGGCGGTGGGCCGTCCGAACTCGTCATAAATGTTTTCCTGGAAGACGGCGACTTTGTCGCTGTTGTTCAGTGTGGTGGTCTGCCGGCTGCGCAGGCTGCCGTCGAAAAAACTAACGACTTCTTTTTTCTTGCCTTCTTCGGCGAAAGCGGCGCTGTACTGCCAGTCGAGGCCCTGCTGGTACCAGCTGGGCAATTGCCAGACGGCGTACTGTCCGTTGCTCTGCTGGTAGTCCCAGTCGCCGAGCTGCCGGACGTTGCCGGAATAGCTGACGGCGCGCATGCGCACGAGGAGGTATTTATCGGTATAGGGCAGGGAGATCAGGTAGGCGTTGCCGCTGGTGGTGACGCGGGTGGCGTTGTGCCGGAAGATCGGGTCGGCTTCGGCGGCGCTGACGCCGCCGGATGCGCCGAGCATTTGGGCGATGGTGCTGCTGTAATCGCTGTTTTCATCAGCGGTGGTCCACTCGATATCGTATTCCGCAGCGGAGGGGTTGGCCCAGTAGAGTTGCAGCTGGCTGCCCTGGTTGGCAAAGGCGGTGGCATCATGGTCGAGCGTATTGGCCCGGAGGGCGGGCTTGAGGGACGATAGTAGTTTGGTCTTGAGCGAGGGGCCGGCGGTAGCTGCAGGGGCGGCGGTTGGCTGCCCGGCTTTGAAAAATACAGCGGAAGGGCGGATGGCCTGGCGTTTGTCAAAGCGGTATTCGCGGCTGACGAGGATGCGGCTGGTCAGCTGGAAGTCTGCCGGGAGGTCGTTGCCGAACTCGGGGCTGTAGATGTTATCGACGATGACGCGTACCCAGTAGGCGCCTGCAAAGTTGAAGACGTCCTGGTATTTGTAATGGGCGCCTTTTTTTGCGGAATAGCTGACTTTCAGCTCGGCGGTTTTTTCCAGGGGGACGCTTTGGCCGGGGTCGGTGAGGTACTGTATCCTGAGGTAAGCGGTGCAGCTGAAGTCCCGGCTGACAGCGGCCTGGCCGGTGATGCGCAGGTCGATCTCGTTGCTGACGGAAACGCGGGTGATGTCGCTCCAGTTGAACCGGGGGTTTTTGAACTTTTCGTCCTTGACCAGCAGGGTATCGTTTCTTTTGATCTTGCCGCGGATAAAATTCTGGTAGGGCTCGACGCCGGCGAAGGCGGGGGCGGGTCCCAGGCACCAGGCGAGCCCGGTTCCTAACAAAAACAGCAGTACTTTCCTCATCGTCGTCATTAGAGCATAATCAGTTTATAGCCGGCGTACTTGCCGGTAAGTTTCCATTTCCCGTTTTCTTTTTGAACGACGTCGGCGGGGGCGGTATACCGCCCGGGCTTGCCGGAGGCGGCCGAATGCAGGATGCGCAGCGTGGTCACGCGGTCCTTTTCGGGGTTGGCCGGGTCGCTGAGGTCCGGGGTCCTGGTCAGCACGCGCTGCGGCTTGCCGGAAAGGGTGTCGTAGGTTAACGATATCTCTTTGCAGGCCAGGTGGTGTTCGTTGACCAGGGAGAGTGTCCGGCTGCGGCCGGAAACACTTGCCCGGAGGCTGTAGCTTTCGTTCCTGAGGTAAGCCAGGAGCGCGCCGGCGGCGACCATGGGCGGGCGCAGGGTGATGGCCTGCGCGGAGAGCACGACGCGTTTGAGATCGTGGCGGATATAGATGTTCTGCGTCCCGTGATGGATGGTCTCGGCATCGCCGAGCCTGCCATAAAAATCCTTGCCGTTGCGGCAGAATATATAGGCGAGGTCCCGGGCGGAGCTGGCGGTGTCCTGCCCGTCGGTCAGGTCGATGCTGCCTTCGATCAGGCAGCGGGGCTGGTTCAGGTCAAGGGTGCGCAGCTTGTCCGCCAGTTCCTGCAGCAGCGCGGGGTCGTACGCGACTGCCGGGGCGGCGTCAGGGCCGGGTGCGGTTTTGGGCGCTGCCTGGCGCTTGTGGTGTTCCACGGCCCAGCCGAGCAGGGTGGCCAGCAGCAGGGAGAATAGCATTGCCCAGCGGATATTGCGGCGGAATTTGGGTTTATGGCTCATTGCAGGGGGTTTTTAAGGTAGGAGGAACGGGTTTCTTTCAGGGTCATGATGCCGCGCTCGGTTTCTTTCTTGACGCGGATGAGCAGGCCCTCGTCGTCGTATTCGTAAAAGGTGGCGAAGCCGTTCTCGTCCAGCTCGGCCATCAGGCGCAGGGTTTTGTCGTCGTAGACGTAGGTCTTCATCTGGGCATCCATGGGGTGGATCCGCAGGTCGTCGATGTAGACGCCGGAACCGGCGATGGCGATCGAAACGGTGGAGGCGGAGGCAGGCACACTGAAGGTGCCTTCGAGTAATTTCCAGTCTTCGACCACGGCGCGGCAGGTGAGCGTCACGGGGGTGCCGCCGGCACTGAGCGTGAGGTCAAACGAACGGTCGCCGGGGTGGTTGTCTTTTTCCCAGACCTGGAAGATGTATTTGCCCTTGTTGCTGCTGCCGTCGCCGGGGACGGGTTCGAAACCGGCGGGGTAGAGCCCGGCGGGGGAGGTTTTGGTGGCCTGGTCGTACTGGACGTTATACTCGCCGTGATCGTTCACGAGGAGCAGGGTGCTGCTGGCGGGCTGGTCGTAACAACGGGTGGTAAGTGTAAAGCCGCTGGAGGGAACCTGCACGCTGTAGTTGCCGGTATGGGACACGGTGCCGGTGATGAAATGGCTGATGTCCTGGCCGGGTCCGTCGTCAAACTGGGTCGTGGTGGTCTTGAACTGGTTGGCAGGAAGGACCGGCTCAAGGTTGCCGAGGGCAAAGCCGTCGTCTTCAAAGCCGTCGTTGTAAAGGTCGCGGTTTTGGGCGTTGGAAGCAACGGCGACGGGCAGCTCGCCGAGGAAGCCGTAGATGGCGGCGCTGTAACGCTGCAGGGCGTCCCGGTTCTCCAGCTGCTGGCCGTAGCGGTCGTATTGGGTAACGGTGCTGGCGGGTATCCAGCGGGCGCGGTTGCCGGCAGCGTCGGTGGCCCAGTTACTGCCGTTATAGTACCAGTAGGAGGCAAAGTTTTTAAGGTAGCCGGCGTTTTTAACGTCAACGCCGCTCGTGCCGAGGCTGGTATTGTATTGGCGGGCCTGCTGGAAGACGCGGGTGTCCTGTTCGTGCCAGTTGCCGAGGAAGCCGCGGACGTAGGGGTTGACGTGGTAACGGTAGTCGTAGACGGGTGAACTTTGTGTAACGAGCGACGCGGTCGTAAATACGACCTGGTTGATATAATCTACAGCAGGGTCTTCCGTGGGCGTGGTGGAGTAGATGACCAGGCCGATTTCGGGTGTTGTTGCTGTTCCGCGGGAAGCGGTCAGGGTTATCGTGTGGTAACCGCTCGAAGAGATGTATACATGATACATTCCGTAAGTTGCCGAAGGATGAGGAAGATCTCCTACGCCACTTATATTGTAAGTGTAGTTGCCAACGCCGGTATAGCCGACAAAATAGGCGCCTTGTGGGAGGTAAACTTGCTGCTGTATGGTAACCGGCTGGTTGTTGGGTGGATCGGTAACCTGCCAGATGCCGCAGTTATATAAGCCAGTGACGCCGAAGCCGTTATTGTCGCTTGTATATCGGCCAGGAGCAAAATATGTTGTTTGCGGCGACAAAGGTGGCGTGTAATCTTCTGCGGTAGTCCAGCGGGCTGAGGTATAGGGATAATACGTCCCGGTTTGCGTCCGCGTATACTCTGGGCCCTGGCTGTTCAGGCTCATGGTCCGGTTATCGTTAAAGGTTTGCAGCGAGGCGTTGATGACTTTGAGGCTGGTCAGGTCGTTGGTGTTGGTCCGGATGGCGAGCTGCCCGTTCTGGATGGGGTTGGTGAGGCAGACGAGGCTGGCGGTGCCGGCATCGAGGTTGTTGCGGTAACCGGAGCGGATGACCTTGACGGGTTCGTTGCTGATCGGGTCGGGGACGGCGCCGTACCGGTCGACGAGGCGTTTATGGGTGCTGCCGCCGCTGATCTGGTTCTCGATGACCCAATAAGGGCCGGGGTTTTCGTTGCCGGGGTCGGCGACGATCAGTTCATCGCCGGCCCTGAGGAAGGTGTCGTAAGCGGAGGGTATTTCTCCGGCGGCGTTGGTGCTGAAATTGGCGAGGGTGGTGCCGCTGGTCTGGTAGCCGCCGCCCATGCCGGGGTAGGCCCAGTAGGCGGGTATGGCGACGCTGTAGAGGTTTTGGCCGAATTCGTTTTGGGTCCGGGTAACGACCGGGGCGCCGGTGAGCTGGTCAAAGGCGATGTTCTGGGTGACGATGGTGGAGCCGTTCTGTTTTTTGGTGATCTTATCGATGATGCCGTAATACTGGCTGCACTTGACGGCGCAGGCAGAGCGGAAGAGTTTGTATTCGGAGTTGTTATACCCGGGGAAATGCGGCAGGGGAAATGCAAAGATGGGAATGCCGACGCCGTCGTAACCGGCATCGTAGGCGTTGCCGTCGTTGATGGTTTCGGCTTCGCGGAAATCGGTAAAGAAATCAACGTCGCGGCCGATGACCTGGTCGTCAACTACGCTGCCGTCGGGTTTGACGAGGCTCACCTGGTTTTTGAGTTTGTAGGTGTCGGCGCCGGTTTGTTCCCGGTTGTATTCATACAGGGTGGAGCTGAGCTCGGCCCCGGCGTTGTTATAGGTGGCGACGCGTTTTTCCTTGCCGTGCATGTCGTTGACGATGATGCTGTAGCCCTGCGCCAGGGTGAGCTCGTCGATGCTGGTGGAGCCGAGGAAGGCGAAGTCGTTGATGTGTTTGGGATGGTGGGGGTCGATGGGGGTGTTGGTCACCTGTACCGGGAAGTCCCTGGCAGTATAGTATTCGCTGACGGTGTAGCCGGTGCGTAGGGTAGGGTCGGGGTCGCCGTCTTTATCCAGGTCGGTGACGGTAACTTTGCTGTAGCCCACGGACGGCGCAGGGAAGAGGGATTCGCCGAAGGGTTTCTCCAGGTCGAAGAAATTGTCCACGGTTCCCTTGATATCCTGCTTATAGGGCACCGGTTGTTTCATGGCGTTCTCGTCGTTGCCGACGGAGGGTTCGTAGGCGGCGACGCCGCTGCTGATGCGGGTGCCGTCGTCGAGAGTGGTGGTATAATCATAGGCCTGGCCGTAAGCGGCATCGGCGCCGGTGTTGCCGGACATGGTGTGCCAGTTGTCGCTGATGCGGATCTTTTTGACGCGCAGGCCGCCGCCGAGTTTGCGCCCGCCGGGTTGCGCCAGCCGGACGAAGGAGCGGTTCAGCTGGATGTCCGCGGCAAAGTTTTTGCGTTGGGCTTTCTTATAAAAATTCTCGACCAGTTCGCTGAGGTTGCCGATGGCGCTGAGGACGGCGCTGACGGCCTGGCCGACGTTGCCGTCGCCTGAATCGCCTACCCGGCGGTCAAAACCGGGGTAGGCGTAACGGGGGTACTCGTCCTTCATTTGCTGCCAGGCGGAAAAAATTATGGGGTTCCGGGTGACGCCGCCGTCGCTGCGGGGCTCGAACTGGATGTCGGCGGTGCCGTCCGCCCCGATGCTGACGGACTGCACTTTGGCGTAGCAGCTGACGAAATCGTAGTCGGCGCCGGTTAACGCGCTGCCATCCGGTTTCTTGTTCCGGTAATTGGAGGTGGCCAGCTTGACGGAAAACTTGGTGTACAGGTAGTCGGAATTATTCAGGTAGTTTCGTTTGAACCAGGCGGTCTGGAGGCCGGTGGGAGCTGTTCCCGGGATGGCTACGCGGATGCCGGTGGCATCCAGCAGGGACGAGGTGAACGTGGTGGATGAAGTGCCTGTGATAAGCGCCTGTACGCCGGTCATGACCATGGCCCGCTGGTCCTGGACATAGGCGTAATCATCGGACTCATAACTGATGCTGATGTTGCCGCCGGTGGGGAGGTCGACCTGGCTGAGCTGCCATAGGGCGGCATAAGTGTCCTGGCGTTGTTTGATGGTGGGGTCGCTGCCCATGAAATCCTGCGGGGTGTAGGGGAATTCGTCGTTGGCCATCGCGGCCAGCGTATTGTGGCCGCTGGGTTTGTAAACGCCCCAGCGGTCGGTCTGCTGGTAACCGTAGCCGACGGGGCTGTTGTTGGCGGCCAGTCCTTCGTTATAGTGGAAGACATAGGGAAAATTGGCGCCTTTGGTGCTTTTGCCGTATTCAAAGTACAGGCTTTCCAGGGTGAGTTTGCCGCCCTGGTTGGTTTGCCCGTCGTGGTAATTCGGTAGGCCGGGGCAAAGGCGGTAGCTGTAATTGAAGTGGACGATCTTGATGGGTTTGCTCATATCCAGCTTGGAATAGAGGCGGATTTCGACGAGTTGTTTCTGGGGGTTGCCGGGGTCGATGCCGCCGTTGTACCCGGTTACGCCGAAGGCGTCTTTCCGGTCGGCGGTGATGAAATAGGCGATCTTGGTCCTGGATTCGATGGAACTGAGGTACCGGACCTCTTTTTCACCGTAGACGATGCTGGCCTTGTCGTCATCCTTATCGGCTAACAGGCCGCGGGTGACGGTGGCGCCGGTGAAGGGGGTCCGCCATTTGAACGGGGCAGCGAGTTTGGCGTAGTTGAATTTGATGGCGGTGCCGGGGTCGTCCGGGCTGATACCGTCGCCGGTGCGGTCGGCGTAATCCGGGGAAAGCACAGCGGTGAGCAGGAAGCTGGCGGCGTAGGCCGGCTGGGACTGCATATGGTAATACTGGTCGACGCCTTTCTGGTGGTCGAAATCGCCGAATTCGCCGGAATTTGCCGCGGGTACGGATTCGAGGTGGTTATCGTGAAATCCGGGGCCGCCGGGTTGCCCGTAATCTACGGTCTCCGTGCCGATGGCGAAGCTGTATTCACGCTGTACCCGGTTATAGACGGGCAGGCCATAGACGAGGCGCTGCCCGCTGCCGCCGGTGACGGTGATCTCGGAGAGGTGGTGCGGCTGGCGGACGCCGTCGCCGGACCGGTCCTCGGTGCTGATGGGTTGCGGCGAGGGAGTGAACTGC
Above is a window of Mucilaginibacter ginsenosidivorans DNA encoding:
- a CDS encoding RHS repeat domain-containing protein, producing MKKRKQIAIAFLTLWLLNLLLPFTAAALTSGPTQPEAQQFQPAGVSDMVDLFTGDLKYNIPLLDVDGYPVNLSYNSGSGMDDEASWVGLGWNLNVGAINRQVRGIPDDLKGDNIESDQDTKPKITVGGRVSGKFELFGYGKGVNGGNKSVNGSGTLSLGIFNDNYTGIGAEFSANAGISADFGNGGANTASLGLGVTSNTASGAGFSPTVNLGISRKMSDNIAENAGFSASLGYNSRSGLKALTMGSSFGASKFQEKCIGPGGSRSWNRQYDGLSAHAEGSFITFNTEPISPKIQVPYSSRYGSFSIDAGPAGEGSFASAGATGYKNVRWISNKVMNHPAYGLLYAEKGKDLPDAVMDFIRENDNPVIPNIPNLAVPIGTPDLFSFTSQAGAGQFRLHRGGTGIFFDNAASDDDGSTTFGIDLGIGPPLPVEHGGVTQYNQTVKNNTRKWTSDNDYRQVGDFQEESQTDPAKQHAYFKVVGEKTAEDASLADQQLHGDEALQVQIHASDTKKADAAFTTHTIGGPITQTNRALNRTVVSCLTAAEATAGGLDKKIQNYAFYDATVTQFTPSPQPISTEDRSGDGVRQPHHLSEITVTGGSGQRLVYGLPVYNRVQREYSFAIGTETVDYGQPGGPGFHDNHLESVPAANSGEFGDFDHQKGVDQYYHMQSQPAYAASFLLTAVLSPDYADRTGDGISPDDPGTAIKFNYAKLAAPFKWRTPFTGATVTRGLLADKDDDKASIVYGEKEVRYLSSIESRTKIAYFITADRKDAFGVTGYNGGIDPGNPQKQLVEIRLYSKLDMSKPIKIVHFNYSYRLCPGLPNYHDGQTNQGGKLTLESLYFEYGKSTKGANFPYVFHYNEGLAANNSPVGYGYQQTDRWGVYKPSGHNTLAAMANDEFPYTPQDFMGSDPTIKQRQDTYAALWQLSQVDLPTGGNISISYESDDYAYVQDQRAMVMTGVQALITGTSSTTFTSSLLDATGIRVAIPGTAPTGLQTAWFKRNYLNNSDYLYTKFSVKLATSNYRNKKPDGSALTGADYDFVSCYAKVQSVSIGADGTADIQFEPRSDGGVTRNPIIFSAWQQMKDEYPRYAYPGFDRRVGDSGDGNVGQAVSAVLSAIGNLSELVENFYKKAQRKNFAADIQLNRSFVRLAQPGGRKLGGGLRVKKIRISDNWHTMSGNTGADAAYGQAYDYTTTLDDGTRISSGVAAYEPSVGNDENAMKQPVPYKQDIKGTVDNFFDLEKPFGESLFPAPSVGYSKVTVTDLDKDGDPDPTLRTGYTVSEYYTARDFPVQVTNTPIDPHHPKHINDFAFLGSTSIDELTLAQGYSIIVNDMHGKEKRVATYNNAGAELSSTLYEYNREQTGADTYKLKNQVSLVKPDGSVVDDQVIGRDVDFFTDFREAETINDGNAYDAGYDGVGIPIFAFPLPHFPGYNNSEYKLFRSACAVKCSQYYGIIDKITKKQNGSTIVTQNIAFDQLTGAPVVTRTQNEFGQNLYSVAIPAYWAYPGMGGGYQTSGTTLANFSTNAAGEIPSAYDTFLRAGDELIVADPGNENPGPYWVIENQISGGSTHKRLVDRYGAVPDPISNEPVKVIRSGYRNNLDAGTASLVCLTNPIQNGQLAIRTNTNDLTSLKVINASLQTFNDNRTMSLNSQGPEYTRTQTGTYYPYTSARWTTAEDYTPPLSPQTTYFAPGRYTSDNNGFGVTGLYNCGIWQVTDPPNNQPVTIQQQVYLPQGAYFVGYTGVGNYTYNISGVGDLPHPSATYGMYHVYISSSGYHTITLTASRGTATTPEIGLVIYSTTPTEDPAVDYINQVVFTTASLVTQSSPVYDYRYHVNPYVRGFLGNWHEQDTRVFQQARQYNTSLGTSGVDVKNAGYLKNFASYWYYNGSNWATDAAGNRARWIPASTVTQYDRYGQQLENRDALQRYSAAIYGFLGELPVAVASNAQNRDLYNDGFEDDGFALGNLEPVLPANQFKTTTTQFDDGPGQDISHFITGTVSHTGNYSVQVPSSGFTLTTRCYDQPASSTLLLVNDHGEYNVQYDQATKTSPAGLYPAGFEPVPGDGSSNKGKYIFQVWEKDNHPGDRSFDLTLSAGGTPVTLTCRAVVEDWKLLEGTFSVPASASTVSIAIAGSGVYIDDLRIHPMDAQMKTYVYDDKTLRLMAELDENGFATFYEYDDEGLLIRVKKETERGIMTLKETRSSYLKNPLQ